TTCCCGGTGATTCTCGGAAGGGTAAATTCACCCGAATTGGGCTGAAATGTGGAAGTTTTGCTAAATCGGTTAGAACCATGCAAGAATGGCGAATTTAATGGAGGATAATCTTGTGGACTTCAACCCAATCTTTTGTAATTACCTGAATTAAATAAAGTCCTTCGGGCTGATTTGAAATATCAATTTCGGTTCTCCTTTGGGAAACGTCTTTTTGGAGAATCATTTCCCCTTGCAGAGTATGGACACTGATCGTTCTAATTTTCTCATCAGCTTCAATAGAAAATGCTCCCGTTGAAGGATTGGGGAAAATGGTTGACTTTGGTTTTCCTGCCAGGAACTCGTTCATCCCATTAGGAAGTGGTCCGAATCGGGCTAAATACCTGGCCGTGTCAGTACTGCCCCCTGTGAAATTACCTCCTGCGTAAAGTTCATTATTATAAACAGCCAGGGCGTATACTTCGTCATTCCTGCCTCCGCTTACGTCTGACCATTGAGAGCCATCCCACTTCGCTATGTTATTTGCAGAAACACTTCCTGCTGCTGAAAATGCGCCTCCGGCATATAAACTGCCATTTTGTATAGTTAATGAATACACCGGACCATTTATGCCGTTTCCAAGGGTTGACCATTGAACTCCGTCCCAGACGGCTATATTGCTGGCCGAATTGCCACCTGCAGAGGTGAAAGCTCCTCCTACATATAGCTTGTTGTTGTCCCATAAAACAACCTTTACGGTGCCATTCACTCCCAATCCCAGGGAATCCCAGGTTAGTCCGTTCCATTTTGCAACATTACTTGCTCCAATCACTCCTGCAGAATCAAATCTTCCGCCAGCATAAACATTTAAAGTGTCAAGCACCTCAATCGCATAAACTGGTCCATTAGTCCCTCCCTGCATAAAATTATATCCAAAGGGGCAACGATCATAATAGGCAATATATCGCGTGCTATCTGTGTTAACGGTACCATCACAAAACACGCACCTCGCTGCAACATACATCCGCATGTCGGGATTACAGGTTAAATTGACCTTATCGAGAATCAATTCCATTGAAAATACCGTATCCATTCCAGAAAATGATTGATTATTGGCGTAGGTTGAGTTGTCAGGATCACCTCTCCAGAATCCAATATTCTGCGCGCCATATTCGGCGGGAAATAGAGTACAGTTCATTCCAGTAAATCTGCCTGCACAGGCTTCCCAAAGAAAGGAAGCACTATCATTAACCGGTTCCGGAATAGTCCACACAGAAGGGTTTTGCTGAAATGGTTGTCCGTAATAAGGCTCGCAATCCAAAAATGCAGGACTCAGAGATGTACCATTAGAAACAAGGTGTGGGGTTGTCCATGAAGGAGACCAGGAGCCTAGGTTTAACCAATCGTTGAAAGGAACACGCCGTAACGAATCAAACTCGCCTCCGATAAAAAGGCGATTGTAGAAACTATTAGTTCGTAAAGTTCTTACAGCCCCATTATCGATGAAGGTATTCCAACCGTAAGTGGTGTCGTAAACGGGTTTCCATGTTTGCTGCGAAAAACATGTTGATAACACCCCGCAATTTATCACAAGTATATAAAGCCAAGCGCTGAAAACCTTTTTCATGGCCTTCTCCCAATGATCCTGTTAATGAGCGATCACAAATTTTCCGCTGATAAAAACCTGATCCTTGCCAACAAGGCGGTAAAAGTACAAACCGGACACTAACTGACCTTTTTCTATACTAATGGCATTCGTGTTGATGTCGTTTTGGATTCTGACCAAATTACCTGCAAGATCATAAATATACAAGCAAGCTCCAGAAATCTCAATTTCTGAGCTAAGCCGTAATATCGCTACGTCATAAATCGGATTTGGGCGGAGCCCAACATCCTGATCCATATTACCAAACCTACCGCCGGGACCCAAACATGGGACACAAACTCCGCAACTATATTTAATGGTTACGTAATCCAATTCCTGGTTTGCCACATAGCTTTGACCGGCAATAAAAATCTCGTCAACGCAATACACCGCATTGTATTTTGCATTTAGCTCATACTTAAAGGCCACTTCATCTCTTCCTACAAGAACATCGCTTCCGTAATCAAAGGAAGCAGGACCCCATACCAAGCTTCCGTCGGAACCATCATAGCCAATAGTTGTGATATTTACACCTCCTGATGTTTCATGGCTTCTGCCTGATATGTAAACCCTATCAGATGAAGAGACATACTCAACTGCCCAACCCTGATCAGTTCCTGCTGCTTCGGGTGTTCCTGCCGTACCATCATAGGTAACAGGATTAGTTCCCCAACCAGACAAAAAGGCACCCGAAGATCCCAGGTACGCGGCAAGAAGATAATTTTCATTCAGCGGAGAGGAAGCCACTCTTGTGCGCCCACCTACGAGAGCTGCTCCGTCTCCGGCACCACCACCTGGACCTAGGGCAATATCCGACCACTGATCATCAAGATTATTGCTGGAATTGTATATCGCAGGGTACCCTGACCGCAAGGACCCAGAGCTATTATAACTTAAAAGCAGGGCGTCTGTTCCTTGTCCGGTTGTTGTGGTGTACCCGGCCACGTACACATTTCCACTACCATCTATCGCCATTGCTAAAGGACTATCATTCAAACTGTAAGTTGAATTATTCCAAGTGGCAGTCCAAGTGGCTGTACCAAGGCTTGGACTCAGTTTAGCTGTAAAAACATCAGTTCCTACACTGGTATTGGAAACTTGCCCCGTGACGTAAAGGGAAGTGTTATTCGAATTAATCTTTAGATCATAGGCTGAATGTCCGCCCGTTGAATTGGTACCCTGGTAGGTATACGGGGTATTATTCCAGCCCCAGGTATAATTATTCGTAGTGATTGTATCTTTAAGAACAATCAATTTGTATCCGCTTGTACTGGTATAGGTCAATCCAGCTATATATACATTCGTGGAATTGTAGACCGCAAGACTTGTCCCCATAACCCATACCCCAGTTCCTGATGCATCCTGATACCTCTTCGGATAATTACTCTGTATTACGCCGGAAGAATTGTATTTGATTAAGGCCAGGTCGGAATAATAGGTTGTGGTATTATATATCGAGGCCGCAACCCAAACGTTTCCACTGCCATCTACGGCAATGCAAAGCCCATTTTCACGACCCGCAGCGCAGCTACAGCTTCCTCCATCGTAAGTAGTAGTCCATTGAAGTGTCCCCGAGGAATTATATTTCTTGGTTTCAATCCATGAGTTCGCAGTGGAAGGATCGGAATTTGCAATTCCGGTAATGTACACATTTCCGGATGCGTCAGTGGCTACGGCATATCCCTGATCGCGATTACTTCCGGAACTGTTCCAAAGTTTTGACCATTTAGGAGTGGTGGATTGCGAAATGGAGGGGGTTGGGGCGAGGAGAAAGATCAGTATCAAAATGAAAAAGCCCGGTAAGAGTTTTATCTTCATTTAATTGCGTTTTGAAATCATTTAGTATTTATACAAGGTGATTTAAAGGTACAATAATATCATTGTTTAGGCTACAAGGTATCCCCTGCACAGTTGCCAACTTTTATCTTAGGTTCCTGAATATTCCTTGGAAAAAGCAAAGGGCTGGAAACTAACTTTAGTCTCCAGCCCACTTCGGGCTCCCCCAAATGTAGAGATTTCCAAAGAACTTGAGGTTGACGTGCGGAACATATATTCCATGCATGAGCTGATAAAGCTCTGATAAACACAGGGCTAAAGTGTGGAAATTACATGTATAAAAAATTCCATGCTCCCGCTCCATCGTCGACTCACCCAAAATGGGCTGAAATCGGGTCATTTTCAAAGACCGGTTCGAACCCGTCGGTTTGATAAACGAAATGGGCCCCTGACGCGCCCTAGAGAGCTACAGATAATACAAGTCAATCAGGTATTTGGCAATATCTTCATCGTCCCTGCCCAAAGTGGTGGTTACATTATGCGCTTTGTTATCCTTCATGGTAACCACCTTCCATTCCTTCGCATTCATCCCTTCACTTGTAGCCTCAGCTATTTTAGTTCCGTTAGGCAGAAAATATGAAATGGTGTAAATCATTTTACCGGAGCCAGCCGAACTGTTTTCCTTAAAAGTGCCGATCACCTTGCCATCCTGCTTTATCTGACCTCCCATAGTAAACAGCATAGCTTTTCGGTTGCGATCCACAGTTTGGTAGATGTCGGCTGTCGTTCCATTAGTGACCACGATTACGGTCGGGCTGTTTTGCTCCTTGCTTGTTATAACCAACCTCCAGGAGTTACGGGATAAATTACCGGAGGTAATTAAAAAATGCCTGGCTCATTTCCCCGGCATAGACCGGAATCATGTTGGCTTCGAGGGATTACAGGCCGCCCAAAATTGCATCGGCACGAATGAAAAGCGCGATGCTTTTGCCAAAGATTTTAATAGCTTATCGAAATTATGGGAAGCCCTCTCCCCGGACCCCGTTTTAAATCAATTCCAAAAGGATTATAAGTGGTTATCCCAGGTTTATACTTCAGTAAAACCGGCCTCGGATGACAATGGCCGACTTTTATGGCACGCGCTCGGAGCGCAAACGACAAAATTGATCCACGAACACATCCACGTTTCGGGTATCAATCAGGAAATGGAAGAGGTGATCCTGAACGCAGAGGTAATAGACGGGTTGATGAATAAGAAAGACCCGAAAGAAGCAGAGAGAATTTTAAAAATACTGATTAGCCGTCTGCATAAACACGGCAACCACCCGATCTTCAAAAAACTTAGCGAGCGCCTGGAGGCCGTTCGGGACAAAGCAGAAAAAGGATTGATAAATTCAATTGAATTCATCAAGGAACTTTGCCAAATAGCTAAAGAAACTCTCCGGGCCGAGAAGCAATCTGAAACAAAACAGGAGCAGAAATCGGCTAAAGCCGCATTGACTGAACTGTTCCTGGAGATGAAAACCGATAAGACCCCGGCCATTGTTGAACGGATCGTGAGCGATATTGACGAGATCGTGAAAATTGTACGCTTTGATGGCTGGCAAAATTCCGTCACCGGAGAGCGTGAGGTAAAAAAACAGCTACGGAAGACCCTTTTGAAGTATCAGCTCCACAAGGACGAGGATTTGTTTAACAAGGCCTACGGATACATAAAGGAGTATTATTAGCGTTAATGGGGTGTAAAATTCCCATTTTGAGAGGGAGTTTATAAACAAAAGAATGGTTGTAACACGGAAGAGGCTCATTTTTTTAATTGTATATATGTGATATATTTGTGGTATCATTGTTGCTTAATATCTTTAACATTACTAAAAGGAGAAAGCATTGTTTCATTCGCACAGTATAGAAAATGAAAAATTCGGTCTCTTTATCTTGTTTTTAAATCATCTGTTAGAGGGTGATAAAAAATACGAGGAGCCGGTTAATAAAGTACTTATTGAGACCCGTGCCCTGGCGAAAGGCGAGAAAGATGTTTACACGATAAATAGGGATACTTTTTCTATTGTTGTTTATCTCAGCAAGCGTGATAAGACTTTTTTTGGTAGTCTTCCTAATACAAATTCATTTGAAACTAAAGTATATAATCACGTAGTTTCCCTGCTTGATAAACAACGTCCCCTTAGTATTATTTGATGAATGTCGCCACGTCTTTTAGAATTACACTTCGCACAGCTAACTAAGGCGTGGAACAAATCAAAATACAATAATTACTCTGATAATAACAAAAAGCTTTATCACGACAGGTTAGGAGACCTTTACTATCTTCTTAAAAAGGAAGATTTTTCAAAATTCACTCCGAAGCAGATCGCTGAAAGGTATGATGTTATTAATTTAATCTTCAAGAGCCTTGAATTCCTCGACAGCAGTACGCTAAATCTGCTCCCGTTTGAAATTGTAAAATGTCTGGATTCTGCCTTAAAGGATTGGCTTCAGGGGAACGAAAAATTGATTATCGTAACCTCCCTGGTCAATGACATCAACAATTATAGCTTTGATGAATCCCTTGCCACGAATGAACAATTGTTCAAGTACATTGAGCTTCAGTATAAAGTCCAATTCGATTCTCGCCTCATCCAGATAAATTTACCTGCTACCCTTTCTCGTGATTATTTAGCAAACGTGGTTCTTTACCATGAATTAGGGCATTTTATCGATACTAAATATCAAATCTCCCGGGCCATTCACGATGAAATTTTAGAGAGACTCTTTGTAAACAGGAATATTACCCCTGCTGAAGAAAAAGACTTAGCAGACTACTTCCCCTTTCTAAAAAACTACAAGGCATTGGAGCCGTACTACTATAGTCAGGGAGAAATAGGTGTTTTATGGGTATATATTGCAGAATATTTTTGTGATCTTTTTGCTTCCCAATACATAAAAAATTGTTCGAGCCATTATCTACAATATCTAACACAAGCTTACGCGACACAACACGGCAATGCACATCCATCAACCGAAAAAAGAGTCGAACTCACGGGGAAATTTTTATCCGGGGACATAAGCAGTTTCACGTTAAATAAAATAAAAGAGGCTGTCAATAAAACAACTTCAGGGAAGAATCTATCTATAAAATTTGAAGAGAAAAAATCCGATGACTTTATCAATCTTGTTCCTATGGATGTTGATAACGATCGGCAGTTACATTACCTGTTCGTACACGGCTGGGACCTATGGCTTAATAACTGGCATTTGTTCGAACAGAAAAACAATATGAAATTTACCCTTGACAGAGAAAAGGTTTATGACATTGTAAATAGTTTGATTGAAAAATCTATTGGGAACTATGTGGTTAAGACTAATTGGGAAAAAGCGAAAGCCAATGTTTCTAAATAAAAAAGAAATAGACAAGCTCATAGAAAAAAAAGAGCTTATTATTAAACCCCTTTTGGACCCGGGCCAAGTAGGCGAAATATCCATTGACTTTCGACTCGGGTATGATTTCCTCGTTTCAATACAGGGCCGGGAACCATTCATAGATGCTTCATTAAATAACAAAGATCGTCATCCAATAAGCAGTTTTTTTCAAGAGACCAGGCGGGCCATAGGAGAAACATTTTTATTACATCCGAATCAGACGGTGCTGACAAGTAGCTTGGAGTTTATCAAAATGCCAAATGATGTTTTTGCTGTATTGAATATGAGGAGTTCATACGTCCGTCTCGGAATTACCGTTGCCACAATTGTACAGCCGGGATATTGTGGTTGCATGTCACTGGAATTAACAAATTCTAATAAAAACCCGGTTAATATGACTGTTGGGGCTCCTATAATACAAGCCCGCTTTTATCGGTTGGCCGAAAAATCTAATTACTTCAGTAAGGCCAGGAAGTACATTTGTCAGGTTCGGCCTCAGATTTCCGCAGTAAATGATGACGGTGATTTAAAAATATTACATCGTCTATGGGAAGAAAGCAATCATAAAACATCTTAGGCCTGTTACTATTGCGCCTCGCCCCTCAAGATAATTTTTGTGCGAGAATTGTTTTTCTCTCCAACTGGCATGATTAACACAAATGCATTGTAGGTGTTGTAAAAATAATGATATTGAAATGTGGTAAGTCCGTCCCCAGTCACAAGGCTAAATTGGCCTTCAGTGTGAAATTTTCTTTTCTTTAAGTAATCCTGAACAAAAGTCCACTCTATACCCAACGTTTTTTGCCAAGTGATTTCACCAAATTCGTGAGTAAAGGATGAGGATTGGAAATAATTCCGAACATCACAGCTTCCCGAAATGGTATGCTCTGGATCTTTTAGAACTAACAGGGCGCAGCGCTTAGAGGAGTATTCCACGTATCGCCTGATGGCAGCGTGTGTTGAGGACCCGAAAAACTTTGAAAGATACATTGGGGATTTTATTTCGAGTGGTAGTTTTTTCATTTCCTCCTCGAATCTATCCAGTTGAAATAATGTGGCTGAAGCAAAATAGTTCGCCTCAGCTTCAAATTCATCATGAGTATCTGGATCGATGGTACTATCATCGTCCTCCATATACTCGTAAGTTTGGCGTTGCCACGGGAGGGCTTCATGACCAACTTCGTGGAGCTGAATAAATTTTTTCCGGGGTTCCGGCTGGTTGGGATCAATATATACTACCTTTTCCCTTCTATCCAGGGCCCCGCGCCATTTGCGCAAAGCTCTTTTTAGTGCCTCAGAAGTACGCGATAGGTAATTCTTAGGAATATTTGTTATGTCCGTTTTGGTATCTACAGAGAGCTGAGAATAACGAATAATGCTTTCAACCGGGGTAGGGAATACGCCTAAAGCCTTACTTTGCTTAAGCATGTCGAATGAAACAAGCTCGATGTCCATGCGCGAAGCCTTTTTCATTTCTTCTTTTGAAAACGGATAAATTTCAAATATTCAACTAAGGCTTTTTCCTCTTCCGGAGAGAGATTTTCAGAGGAAAGCGCGTATCCCCCAAGTGAATGAGGGGCCTTATTTTTCGCAGAATTACCAGTAAAGTTCTTTGTTCCGGTTTCTACCAAGGGAGAATCAATAATTCCAGCATCCGTCAATAGGTGGCTAAAGTTAATTCCATAAAGGTTCGCAAGTCTATAAAGTACATTGGCTGAAGGTTTTTTGATTTTATCATGTTCCAGTTGGCTTAGGTATGCATTGGATATTTCTGTAACTTCTTCCACCTGCCTTAATGTAAAACCCTTGGTTTCCCTCGCACTTCGGAGTTCTTCACCCAGAGTTTTTTTTGTTTTTGCTGTCATGCTATAGTTGTTTTAATAGGTTTCCGCCACAAAGGTAACTAAAATTGCTCAAAACCACAAGCTTAGCTAAATTATTGCTAAGTAGATTTAATTTTTCTTTAAAAATGCTTGGTAGATTTAAAACAGCTTCGTACATTTGGCAAATAATTAGTATTTACCAAATCAAAAACTAAGAAAAATGAAAACAATTCAACTTTATTTGAATGGCGAGGGTTGTCCCGAGCCAAAACTGGTAGAAGTATCTGCCGAAGCTACTATTGCAGACGTAATCAATAAGTATCGCGAAGTAGCTAACCTTCATGATGCAAAGGTAGATGAAATAGAGCTTTTCTTTGAAGACGAAGAACAGCCCAAGAACAAAGGACATCATATTGAACAGGCAGGGATAAAAAAGCGACATCGAGTTCACTGTCACCGCTGCCGCAAGGTTGCTGTTACGGTAGAATATAATGGTCAGATTAAGGTCTTAAGCGTTCCCCCGTCTGCTACCGGGGCAATGATTCTTAAAAAAGCGGCAAAGGAATTTAATATCAGTGAAAAAGATGCTGCTGATTTGATCCTGAAGCTGCCCAACGGGAATGTTTTGCAGAAAACGGATCACATAGGCTCGTTCGTAGCGTCTCCTCATTGCGAAATCAAACTTTTACTAATACACAATACCCAGGTTCAAGGATGAGACCGGATTTACAGCTTTTT
This genomic window from Bacteroidia bacterium contains:
- a CDS encoding ImmA/IrrE family metallo-endopeptidase, whose translation is MKKASRMDIELVSFDMLKQSKALGVFPTPVESIIRYSQLSVDTKTDITNIPKNYLSRTSEALKRALRKWRGALDRREKVVYIDPNQPEPRKKFIQLHEVGHEALPWQRQTYEYMEDDDSTIDPDTHDEFEAEANYFASATLFQLDRFEEEMKKLPLEIKSPMYLSKFFGSSTHAAIRRYVEYSSKRCALLVLKDPEHTISGSCDVRNYFQSSSFTHEFGEITWQKTLGIEWTFVQDYLKKRKFHTEGQFSLVTGDGLTTFQYHYFYNTYNAFVLIMPVGEKNNSRTKIILRGEAQ
- a CDS encoding helix-turn-helix transcriptional regulator translates to MTAKTKKTLGEELRSARETKGFTLRQVEEVTEISNAYLSQLEHDKIKKPSANVLYRLANLYGINFSHLLTDAGIIDSPLVETGTKNFTGNSAKNKAPHSLGGYALSSENLSPEEEKALVEYLKFIRFQKKK
- a CDS encoding T9SS type A sorting domain-containing protein, producing MKIKLLPGFFILILIFLLAPTPSISQSTTPKWSKLWNSSGSNRDQGYAVATDASGNVYITGIANSDPSTANSWIETKKYNSSGTLQWTTTYDGGSCSCAAGRENGLCIAVDGSGNVWVAASIYNTTTYYSDLALIKYNSSGVIQSNYPKRYQDASGTGVWVMGTSLAVYNSTNVYIAGLTYTSTSGYKLIVLKDTITTNNYTWGWNNTPYTYQGTNSTGGHSAYDLKINSNNTSLYVTGQVSNTSVGTDVFTAKLSPSLGTATWTATWNNSTYSLNDSPLAMAIDGSGNVYVAGYTTTTGQGTDALLLSYNSSGSLRSGYPAIYNSSNNLDDQWSDIALGPGGGAGDGAALVGGRTRVASSPLNENYLLAAYLGSSGAFLSGWGTNPVTYDGTAGTPEAAGTDQGWAVEYVSSSDRVYISGRSHETSGGVNITTIGYDGSDGSLVWGPASFDYGSDVLVGRDEVAFKYELNAKYNAVYCVDEIFIAGQSYVANQELDYVTIKYSCGVCVPCLGPGGRFGNMDQDVGLRPNPIYDVAILRLSSEIEISGACLYIYDLAGNLVRIQNDINTNAISIEKGQLVSGLYFYRLVGKDQVFISGKFVIAH
- a CDS encoding T9SS type A sorting domain-containing protein, with the protein product MNCTLFPAEYGAQNIGFWRGDPDNSTYANNQSFSGMDTVFSMELILDKVNLTCNPDMRMYVAARCVFCDGTVNTDSTRYIAYYDRCPFGYNFMQGGTNGPVYAIEVLDTLNVYAGGRFDSAGVIGASNVAKWNGLTWDSLGLGVNGTVKVVLWDNNKLYVGGAFTSAGGNSASNIAVWDGVQWSTLGNGINGPVYSLTIQNGSLYAGGAFSAAGSVSANNIAKWDGSQWSDVSGGRNDEVYALAVYNNELYAGGNFTGGSTDTARYLARFGPLPNGMNEFLAGKPKSTIFPNPSTGAFSIEADEKIRTISVHTLQGEMILQKDVSQRRTEIDISNQPEGLYLIQVITKDWVEVHKIILH
- the dcd gene encoding dCTP deaminase, which encodes MFLNKKEIDKLIEKKELIIKPLLDPGQVGEISIDFRLGYDFLVSIQGREPFIDASLNNKDRHPISSFFQETRRAIGETFLLHPNQTVLTSSLEFIKMPNDVFAVLNMRSSYVRLGITVATIVQPGYCGCMSLELTNSNKNPVNMTVGAPIIQARFYRLAEKSNYFSKARKYICQVRPQISAVNDDGDLKILHRLWEESNHKTS